A part of Clostridiales bacterium genomic DNA contains:
- a CDS encoding FAD-dependent oxidoreductase: MMAYNFSVPYQFDNPTDEQRHAMLKYYLSANKRLEDYDNIIGLMSPPKDILTICPKNCGKNVKVGIIGCGEAGLSAAFELKKIGCDITLFEATDSIGGRAKTHYFDPGKKYFGDLGPMRVPVSHETTWHYINLFRLRTMPFATNNINGLFYVRKGRAVNDPAGYSVMRNIYPRFNMPQSERNIQWQKLADSITEKYFSPLSPEIRKELVGIYREYSDQIIDIDKYNYRRAYENAGLSQNAISMLGYVSTFDKTFFRLSLTEILQEIYTSDFIFTYYIDGGMANLPLALFHAIKYDDAYNISKEDLGNVSIRMNCAIDGIYQHFNGKEIILEYRDENTYNYNFERFDYVICAIPFSSLRRNIVDPPFSVIKSQAVNELNYESAHKILLLLKDRFWEKGNPDRRIVGGSSSTDLPLISIYYPSDHAMPIPGVLNGWTLRPNASPDEPGVILASYSWPMESERLGNEYECLKLYDVFKYLEKVHGLPWGSIDKKVLSYKTITWSHVQYEWGAACLTKPQDKTLFSYNVTLPEMNGRIFFAGEHISQKHAWQQGALQTGMLCANHIAERIKDSRS; the protein is encoded by the coding sequence ATGATGGCTTATAATTTTTCTGTTCCATACCAGTTTGACAATCCTACAGATGAGCAAAGGCATGCAATGCTCAAGTATTATTTATCCGCTAATAAAAGGTTAGAGGACTATGATAATATTATCGGGCTTATGTCGCCTCCGAAGGATATACTTACAATCTGCCCAAAGAATTGCGGCAAAAATGTAAAAGTCGGAATCATAGGCTGCGGAGAAGCAGGCCTTTCTGCCGCATTTGAACTTAAAAAAATAGGATGCGACATAACTTTGTTTGAGGCAACTGATAGTATAGGAGGACGGGCTAAAACCCATTATTTTGACCCGGGGAAGAAGTATTTCGGAGATTTGGGACCTATGAGGGTACCTGTTTCACATGAAACAACCTGGCATTATATAAACCTGTTCAGGCTCAGGACGATGCCTTTTGCGACAAACAACATAAACGGACTTTTTTATGTGAGAAAAGGTCGGGCTGTTAACGATCCTGCCGGTTACAGCGTGATGCGAAATATATATCCAAGATTTAACATGCCTCAGTCCGAAAGAAATATACAATGGCAAAAGCTTGCAGATTCCATAACGGAAAAATATTTTTCACCCCTTTCACCTGAAATAAGAAAAGAACTGGTCGGGATTTACCGCGAGTATTCCGATCAGATTATAGATATCGATAAATATAATTACCGAAGGGCTTATGAAAACGCCGGCCTCAGCCAGAATGCCATATCCATGCTCGGATATGTTTCCACTTTCGATAAAACCTTTTTCAGGCTCAGCCTTACGGAAATCCTTCAGGAAATCTATACGTCAGATTTTATATTTACCTATTATATAGACGGTGGAATGGCAAATCTTCCGCTGGCGCTCTTCCATGCAATAAAATATGACGATGCTTACAATATCAGTAAAGAAGATCTGGGAAACGTCTCAATCAGAATGAATTGTGCCATAGATGGCATATATCAGCATTTTAACGGGAAGGAAATAATTCTCGAATACAGAGATGAAAATACCTATAATTATAATTTTGAAAGGTTTGACTATGTCATATGCGCAATACCTTTTTCAAGTTTAAGAAGAAATATTGTCGACCCCCCTTTCAGCGTAATAAAATCCCAGGCTGTAAACGAACTGAATTATGAGAGCGCTCATAAGATATTGCTGCTTTTAAAAGACAGATTCTGGGAAAAGGGAAATCCTGACAGGAGAATAGTCGGCGGAAGCAGTTCCACGGACTTGCCCTTGATATCCATATATTATCCTTCAGACCATGCCATGCCGATACCAGGCGTGCTTAACGGCTGGACATTAAGGCCGAACGCATCGCCCGACGAACCTGGGGTAATCTTGGCATCCTACAGCTGGCCGATGGAGTCTGAAAGACTTGGCAATGAATATGAATGCCTTAAACTTTACGATGTATTCAAGTATCTGGAAAAGGTACACGGGCTTCCATGGGGGTCCATAGACAAAAAGGTTTTATCGTATAAAACAATAACCTGGTCCCATGTGCAATATGAATGGGGGGCGGCATGCCTTACGAAGCCGCAGGATAAAACGCTTTTTTCATATAATGTAACATTGCCCGAGATGAACGGCAGAATATTCTTCGCAGGAGAACATATATCGCAGAAGCATGCGTGGCAGCAGGGAGCCCTGCAAACAGGCATGCTGTGCGCCAACCACATAGCCGAAAGGATTAAAGATTCAAGAAGTTAA
- a CDS encoding helix-turn-helix transcriptional regulator: MSRIGEKIKIEIQKKGITAKQIAKKCGVSESYILDVESGKKVINEKMIKKISDIIGVNLNEPMLEDEMEYDEPVEDTVQGTKTEKASGIWQSAFSNIVKDIPVYDIDMKIIKGYRHLPVIDNKIEGHNPEKLIYILVQDDSMGGFRIKKGDLCLAYLNNEPLNNQICLIQNGERNIIRQIKRLDSNKMLLIWHDERLRTETVNIKDIKVLAHLIKAEIDLRS; the protein is encoded by the coding sequence ATGAGCAGAATCGGAGAAAAAATAAAAATAGAAATACAAAAGAAGGGCATTACGGCAAAGCAAATTGCAAAAAAGTGCGGAGTATCCGAATCATACATACTTGATGTTGAATCGGGGAAAAAGGTTATAAACGAGAAAATGATAAAAAAGATATCGGATATAATCGGCGTAAACTTAAATGAGCCGATGCTCGAAGACGAAATGGAATATGATGAACCCGTGGAGGATACGGTTCAGGGAACAAAGACTGAAAAGGCATCCGGCATATGGCAGTCGGCATTTTCAAATATAGTTAAAGATATACCCGTTTACGATATCGACATGAAGATAATAAAAGGATACAGGCATCTGCCGGTAATAGACAACAAAATAGAGGGCCATAATCCTGAAAAGCTCATATATATTTTAGTTCAGGATGATTCTATGGGCGGATTCAGGATAAAAAAGGGAGACCTGTGCCTCGCATATCTTAACAATGAACCGCTAAACAACCAGATTTGCCTTATACAAAATGGTGAAAGAAACATTATAAGGCAGATTAAAAGGCTGGATTCAAATAAAATGCTTTTAATATGGCATGATGAAAGGTTAAGGACCGAGACTGTAAACATAAAAGATATAAAGGTTTTAGCTCACCTCATTAAAGCCGAGATAGATCTTAGAAGTTAA
- a CDS encoding ABC transporter substrate-binding protein has translation MKTAMQGKNGPDIVQVYDIGTRFMVDSGWVVPMQNLIDADKSFNIKTLEPNLLGYYTVDGKLYSMPFNSSTPILYYNKNAFKEAGLDPEKGPVNFKEVEQYAKALTKKDSSGKVTRYGYAMAIYGWFFEQFLAYQGYDYVDNSNGRQGKATVVVWDKGDAKQGALNLLNEWKKLVDSGNAGNFGRKTDDTKNAFIAGRTAMIIESTAALAGLLKGSGNRFGIGTAYLPSISESKDKGSVIIGGASLWAINNGDESKQKAVWEFIKYMISPEQQVIWNSQSGYFPVTTKAYDLQSMQDHLKQFPQFKTAIDQLHGTALTEATKGGCVGVFQEARATVESEIEKMLQNKETPDQAIENAAKTINSAIENYNSNKK, from the coding sequence TTGAAAACAGCAATGCAAGGCAAAAATGGCCCTGATATAGTTCAGGTATATGACATAGGTACGAGGTTTATGGTAGACAGCGGATGGGTGGTACCGATGCAAAATCTTATAGATGCCGACAAGAGTTTTAATATAAAGACTCTCGAGCCCAACCTTTTAGGCTATTATACGGTTGACGGCAAGCTCTATTCGATGCCTTTCAACTCATCAACGCCTATTTTGTACTATAACAAGAACGCATTTAAAGAGGCGGGCCTTGATCCGGAAAAGGGACCTGTAAATTTCAAAGAAGTTGAACAATATGCGAAGGCGCTGACAAAGAAAGATTCTTCAGGAAAAGTTACCAGGTATGGTTATGCAATGGCCATATATGGATGGTTTTTTGAGCAGTTCCTTGCATACCAAGGGTATGATTACGTAGACAATTCTAACGGAAGGCAGGGAAAGGCTACGGTAGTAGTCTGGGACAAGGGGGACGCTAAGCAGGGTGCGTTAAACTTGTTAAATGAGTGGAAGAAACTTGTGGATTCAGGCAATGCTGGAAACTTCGGGAGAAAAACCGACGATACAAAAAATGCTTTTATAGCCGGAAGAACTGCCATGATAATAGAATCGACTGCAGCACTTGCAGGATTGCTTAAAGGATCCGGAAACAGGTTTGGAATTGGTACTGCATATCTGCCGAGTATTTCGGAGAGCAAGGATAAAGGCAGCGTAATTATAGGCGGTGCATCTTTATGGGCTATAAACAATGGAGATGAATCGAAACAGAAAGCGGTGTGGGAATTTATAAAATACATGATTTCGCCTGAACAACAAGTAATATGGAATAGCCAGTCGGGTTATTTTCCTGTGACTACAAAAGCCTATGATCTTCAGTCGATGCAGGATCATCTGAAACAGTTCCCGCAGTTTAAAACGGCCATAGACCAGCTTCATGGCACGGCTCTTACAGAGGCGACAAAGGGCGGCTGTGTCGGAGTATTCCAGGAGGCGAGGGCGACAGTTGAATCTGAAATAGAGAAAATGCTCCAGAACAAGGAGACGCCTGATCAGGCGATAGAAAATGCCGCAAAGACTATAAACAGCGCAATTGAAAACTATAATAGCAACAAGAAATAG
- a CDS encoding glycosyltransferase translates to MKKILILTASAGGGHNSAAKALKEAFDIEDCECAIVDSLKFVSPMLDRIVSRGYEKSAKYIPQTYGSFYKLSAGMMKKNNFDTLLKQVMGKKILNLVLSKKPDAIIGTHPFPTMALMKYKEVGRIDVPVISVLTDYTAHPAYVQNNVDAYIVGDTDVAYLLREFGVSMDKVYPFGIPVSRNFIQRSNVELVKEEFQLEDKFTVILMGGSFGAGNMRDCLLDLISSDYDFQIIVITGHDYSLKEKLNKLVSNINSNKPIRILGFTKEMPELLTIGDVLVTKPGGLTTTEAMLKGIPMVIPYYIPGQEEENIDYLLNNGLAIKTSTNYSLPLCIEMLMDNPERKQEIIERMEKKRKPDCADKTAKLVLSLIDKNENSSKMS, encoded by the coding sequence ATGAAAAAGATACTTATATTGACTGCTTCAGCAGGCGGAGGACATAATTCTGCTGCGAAAGCCTTAAAGGAAGCCTTTGATATAGAAGACTGCGAATGCGCGATAGTGGATTCCTTAAAATTCGTAAGCCCTATGCTCGACAGGATAGTTTCGAGAGGTTATGAAAAATCGGCAAAATACATACCTCAAACATATGGATCATTCTACAAGTTATCCGCCGGCATGATGAAAAAAAATAATTTTGATACCCTCTTAAAGCAGGTCATGGGTAAGAAAATACTCAATCTGGTACTGAGCAAAAAACCTGATGCCATCATAGGTACGCACCCTTTCCCGACAATGGCTCTTATGAAATATAAAGAAGTCGGCAGAATAGATGTACCCGTTATATCCGTGCTGACCGATTATACTGCCCATCCTGCTTATGTACAGAATAACGTGGATGCATATATCGTAGGTGATACCGATGTTGCATACCTCCTCCGGGAATTCGGCGTAAGCATGGATAAGGTTTATCCCTTTGGCATCCCCGTAAGCCGGAATTTTATACAAAGGAGCAATGTTGAATTAGTCAAAGAGGAGTTTCAGCTTGAAGACAAATTTACCGTGATACTGATGGGAGGAAGTTTTGGAGCAGGCAATATGAGAGATTGCCTTTTAGACCTTATAAGCAGTGATTATGATTTCCAGATAATAGTCATAACAGGTCACGACTACTCATTAAAAGAAAAACTTAATAAACTGGTATCAAATATAAACTCAAATAAACCCATAAGGATCCTTGGTTTCACGAAGGAAATGCCGGAACTTTTGACAATAGGAGATGTTTTGGTGACAAAACCCGGAGGGCTTACGACTACCGAAGCCATGTTAAAGGGAATCCCCATGGTAATACCATATTATATTCCCGGGCAGGAAGAAGAAAATATCGATTATTTGCTTAACAACGGGCTGGCGATTAAAACATCCACTAATTATTCGCTGCCGCTGTGCATCGAAATGCTGATGGATAATCCCGAAAGGAAACAGGAAATTATTGAAAGGATGGAAAAGAAGCGCAAACCCGACTGTGCAGATAAAACTGCCAAATTAGTGTTAAGCCTTATAGATAAAAACGAAAATTCAAGTAAGATGTCCTGA
- a CDS encoding IS630 family transposase: MSRRKLEISHRYYSYRKLKDIYDHIDDAAMKIKLLAILQTWDGLTSCEVAENLHKSDRYVRKWIHRYNESGLPGLEDTRGGYFAGYLTDEQKQLVKEVLQKSPMDCGFNHSNWTIPLLKLWIDKKLQVDYKTASLYDVVHNLGFTLQRPKKQSRNANPKLQEQFKEELKDLIETSDSNTVILYEDEAIITDEPTTTRKWALEGNQPVIPTGSRGPRKRKVMFGAVNPSDGHVYYSTYDVGNSDTFKNFLK; the protein is encoded by the coding sequence ATGAGCAGAAGAAAACTTGAGATATCTCATAGATACTACAGTTATAGAAAACTTAAAGATATATATGACCATATTGATGATGCAGCAATGAAGATTAAACTCTTAGCGATTCTGCAAACATGGGATGGATTAACAAGCTGTGAAGTTGCAGAAAATCTGCACAAGTCAGACCGCTATGTCCGTAAATGGATTCATAGATATAATGAGAGTGGTCTCCCTGGCTTGGAAGATACACGAGGTGGATATTTTGCAGGTTACCTTACAGATGAGCAAAAACAACTTGTAAAAGAAGTCCTGCAAAAATCTCCTATGGACTGCGGTTTTAACCATAGTAACTGGACAATTCCATTGCTAAAACTGTGGATCGATAAAAAACTTCAGGTAGATTATAAAACAGCAAGTTTGTATGATGTTGTTCACAATCTTGGTTTTACTCTCCAGCGACCAAAGAAACAAAGCCGTAATGCTAATCCTAAGCTGCAAGAGCAGTTTAAAGAAGAACTTAAAGATTTAATAGAAACATCGGACAGTAATACGGTTATACTTTATGAAGATGAAGCTATTATTACAGATGAACCTACAACTACTCGTAAATGGGCACTTGAAGGTAATCAACCTGTTATTCCAACAGGTAGCCGCGGGCCACGCAAAAGAAAAGTAATGTTTGGTGCTGTTAATCCTTCAGATGGCCATGTATATTATTCTACCTATGATGTAGGCAACTCCGATACTTTCAAGAATTTTTTAAAATAA
- a CDS encoding ABC transporter ATP-binding protein, whose product MKRVFRYIWKYKLFLIIPFCAMLLGVVLDMLNPYIAGTFVDKVILKKQLNILWMVLAGVGGVSAGRMVLGYVKEYMYDILSSKVAVDLRKDLFDHIQELPFKFFDNMSTGELMSRMTGDIDNIWRSISFGIGLFVENAIYFITAGAILFTLNVKLTLISLFTMPLIAYIAFKLEKRVDEAYQKLSDQGVILNTTAEENIAGVRLVKAFGREKHEICKFLRHNKKNADLSIEQARIWGTYHPMIEFLGNFTVIAVVSIGGLLVINENISIGTLVAFNGYIWMLIWPMRNLGFLTNVIAQASASSKKIFKIMDVEPAIKDPEKPVHVDSIKGDVAFENVSFKYNDSYVLKNIDINAKKGSTIAIMGATGSGKSSIINLIGRYYDVTEGRITIDGFDVRDMQLKTIRENMAVVMQDTFLFSDTINENIRFGCENASDEDVLEAAKDASVDKFVSEMEDGYETIIGERGVGLSGGQKQRVSIARALLKNARILILDDATSALDMETEYEVLKAIKRRRRDCTTFIIAHRISAVKDADEILIIDNGQIVEHGSHKELLKKQGRYYQIFSEQFKDIGFDNEEVI is encoded by the coding sequence GTGAAGAGAGTTTTTAGATATATATGGAAGTATAAACTGTTTTTGATCATACCTTTCTGCGCCATGCTTTTAGGTGTGGTTCTGGACATGCTGAATCCATATATCGCAGGTACGTTTGTCGACAAGGTAATATTAAAAAAGCAATTGAATATACTGTGGATGGTTCTTGCGGGAGTAGGCGGTGTATCTGCCGGAAGGATGGTGCTCGGGTATGTCAAAGAATATATGTACGATATACTTTCCTCAAAGGTTGCGGTCGATTTGAGAAAGGATTTATTTGACCATATACAAGAGCTCCCGTTTAAGTTTTTTGATAACATGAGTACAGGGGAGCTTATGTCGAGGATGACGGGGGATATCGACAATATCTGGAGATCCATATCCTTTGGCATAGGACTGTTTGTTGAAAATGCCATATATTTTATAACTGCCGGAGCCATACTTTTTACATTGAATGTAAAATTGACATTGATAAGTTTGTTTACGATGCCTCTTATAGCGTATATTGCATTCAAGCTTGAAAAACGGGTCGACGAAGCATACCAGAAGCTAAGCGATCAAGGGGTTATTTTAAATACGACAGCGGAGGAAAATATAGCAGGGGTACGGCTTGTCAAGGCATTTGGCAGGGAAAAACATGAGATATGCAAATTTTTAAGGCATAACAAAAAAAATGCGGACCTGAGTATTGAGCAGGCCAGGATATGGGGAACATACCATCCCATGATAGAATTCCTCGGAAATTTTACGGTAATAGCCGTTGTATCCATAGGAGGGCTTTTGGTAATAAATGAAAATATATCCATAGGAACACTGGTGGCGTTCAACGGCTATATATGGATGCTCATATGGCCCATGAGAAATCTCGGATTTTTAACCAATGTCATAGCCCAGGCCAGCGCATCTTCAAAAAAAATATTTAAAATAATGGATGTCGAACCGGCGATAAAGGATCCTGAAAAACCCGTGCACGTCGATAGTATAAAGGGGGACGTTGCCTTTGAAAATGTATCGTTTAAATATAACGATTCGTATGTTCTAAAGAATATCGATATAAATGCAAAAAAAGGATCGACTATCGCGATAATGGGCGCTACGGGTTCCGGCAAAAGTTCCATTATTAACCTTATAGGAAGGTATTATGATGTTACGGAAGGCAGGATTACCATAGACGGTTTTGATGTAAGGGATATGCAGCTTAAGACTATAAGGGAGAATATGGCTGTGGTGATGCAGGATACTTTCCTGTTCTCAGATACTATAAATGAAAACATAAGGTTTGGATGTGAGAATGCATCGGACGAAGATGTATTGGAAGCCGCAAAGGATGCATCCGTCGATAAATTTGTATCGGAAATGGAAGACGGTTACGAAACGATAATTGGAGAGAGAGGAGTCGGCCTTTCAGGAGGACAGAAGCAGAGGGTATCGATTGCAAGAGCGCTTCTAAAGAATGCCAGGATATTGATACTGGATGATGCAACATCCGCTCTGGATATGGAAACGGAGTATGAGGTGCTCAAGGCCATAAAGCGCAGAAGAAGGGACTGCACGACGTTTATTATCGCCCACAGGATATCTGCCGTCAAAGATGCTGATGAGATACTTATTATAGATAACGGACAGATCGTAGAGCACGGCAGCCATAAGGAGTTGTTAAAAAAGCAGGGAAGGTACTACCAGATATTCAGCGAACAGTTTAAGGATATCGGATTTGACAATGAAGAGGTGATATAA